In Trueperaceae bacterium, one DNA window encodes the following:
- the cmk gene encoding (d)CMP kinase, whose protein sequence is MSSVVTVDGPAASGKSSVATRLAEHLGVPFVSSGLLYRAAAWLARDGVDATDADAVLARLAAHDVALHAAPGDNRVIIDGADVTDALHSDAVDAAVSTVAAHPEVRAWTNARLREIEGPFVVDGRDMGRDVFPDARAKLFLTARPEVRAARRVGERAADLAAVADAIRKRDAGDVRQTGPAEDAVTIDTSDLDLDAVVARALEVVGRP, encoded by the coding sequence GTGTCGAGCGTCGTCACCGTCGACGGTCCCGCCGCGAGCGGCAAATCGAGCGTCGCCACCCGCCTCGCGGAGCACCTCGGCGTCCCCTTCGTCTCCAGCGGCCTGCTCTACCGCGCCGCCGCCTGGCTGGCGCGCGACGGCGTCGACGCGACCGACGCCGACGCGGTCCTGGCGCGCCTCGCGGCGCACGACGTGGCGTTGCACGCCGCCCCCGGCGACAACCGCGTGATCATCGATGGCGCGGACGTCACCGACGCGCTGCACAGCGACGCCGTGGATGCGGCCGTGTCCACCGTCGCGGCGCACCCGGAGGTGCGCGCCTGGACGAACGCCCGGCTCCGGGAGATCGAGGGGCCGTTCGTCGTCGACGGTCGCGACATGGGCCGCGACGTGTTCCCCGACGCCCGCGCGAAGCTCTTCCTGACCGCCCGCCCCGAGGTCCGCGCCGCCCGCCGCGTCGGGGAGCGCGCCGCCGACCTTGCCGCCGTCGCCGACGCGATCCGCAAGCGCGACGCGGGCGACGTCCGGCAGACCGGACCGGCGGAGGACGCCGTCACGATCGACACCAGCGACCTCGACCTCGACGCCGTCGTCGCCCGCGCCCTCGAGGTCGTCGGGCGCCCGTGA
- the aroA gene encoding 3-phosphoshikimate 1-carboxyvinyltransferase — protein sequence MPGLLDPLPLRVSGPVDARVTVPGSKSITNRALAVAALADGVSDLEGALVAEDRDVMERALRTLGIDVESDGTKLRVHGQGGRVPSDRADLDLRLSGTAIRFLAALVALGHGVYTLDGTDRMRERPIGDLLDALRQLGVDARDVRGTGCPPVRIDADGLPGGRVRVRGERSSQFLSALLMAAPAADGPLEIEVDGDLASRPFVDMTLAVMAAFGVRVERDGYARFAVEPATYQPRTYRIEPDAMAAGYFWAAAAVTGGRVRTPGFAPKGLQGDRRLLEVLEAMGCRVEQAPSGVSVQGPPAGRLQGGTFDLGDMPDQAQTLAVVGLFADGPVRIENVWNLRIKETDRLDATSRELARLGARVQEEDDALTVHPLEEGQLLAPVEIRTYGDHRMAMAFAVAGLRLPDVALRDPGVVGKTYPGFFEDWATLYRPAL from the coding sequence GTGCCCGGCCTCCTCGATCCGCTCCCCCTCCGCGTCAGCGGGCCGGTCGACGCCCGCGTCACGGTCCCCGGCTCGAAGTCCATCACCAACCGCGCGCTGGCCGTCGCCGCCCTCGCCGACGGCGTCAGCGACCTCGAGGGCGCCCTCGTCGCCGAGGACCGCGACGTGATGGAGCGCGCCCTGCGGACGCTCGGCATCGACGTCGAGTCGGACGGGACGAAGCTCCGCGTGCACGGCCAAGGGGGGCGCGTGCCCAGCGACCGCGCCGACCTCGACCTGCGCCTGTCGGGGACCGCCATCCGCTTCCTCGCCGCCCTCGTCGCCCTCGGGCACGGCGTCTACACGCTCGATGGGACCGACCGCATGCGGGAACGCCCGATCGGCGACCTGCTCGACGCCCTCCGGCAGCTCGGCGTCGATGCGCGCGACGTGCGCGGGACCGGCTGTCCGCCGGTCCGCATCGACGCCGACGGCCTCCCCGGCGGGCGGGTCCGCGTCCGCGGCGAGCGCTCCTCGCAGTTCCTGTCGGCCCTGTTGATGGCCGCCCCCGCCGCCGACGGACCCCTCGAGATCGAGGTCGACGGCGACCTGGCCAGCCGCCCGTTCGTCGACATGACGCTCGCCGTGATGGCGGCGTTCGGCGTGCGCGTCGAGCGCGACGGCTACGCCCGCTTCGCCGTCGAGCCGGCGACGTACCAGCCACGTACCTACCGCATCGAGCCGGACGCCATGGCGGCCGGCTACTTCTGGGCGGCAGCCGCCGTCACCGGCGGCCGCGTGCGGACGCCCGGCTTCGCCCCGAAGGGCCTGCAGGGCGACCGCCGCCTCCTGGAGGTGCTCGAGGCGATGGGGTGCCGCGTCGAGCAGGCCCCCTCCGGCGTGAGCGTGCAGGGGCCGCCCGCAGGGCGGCTGCAGGGCGGCACCTTCGATCTCGGCGACATGCCCGACCAAGCGCAGACGCTGGCCGTCGTGGGGTTGTTCGCCGATGGGCCGGTGCGGATCGAGAACGTCTGGAACCTCCGGATCAAGGAAACCGACCGCCTCGACGCCACCTCCCGCGAGCTCGCGCGCCTCGGTGCGCGCGTGCAGGAGGAGGACGACGCCCTGACGGTGCATCCGCTCGAGGAGGGGCAACTGCTCGCCCCCGTGGAGATCCGCACGTACGGCGACCACCGCATGGCGATGGCGTTCGCCGTCGCCGGGCTCCGCCTCCCGGACGTCGCGTTGCGCGACCCGGGCGTCGTCGGCAAGACCTACCCCGGCTTTTTCGAGGATTGGGCGACGCTCTACCGCCCGGCGCTATGA